The nucleotide window ACGCTTTTAAACGAATACGAATTTTTTGTTTTGCCATTACTTTCCCTCCTTTTCGCCTACTTTTAAAGTAGACATTCTCCGTGAAAATTACCTGAACATCCGCCATGGCAAAGCGGCCGGGTGTGTCAGCAACCTTTCACTTCATCACATGGGCATTCCCGGCAATACCGGGGTGCTCGTTGCCAAAAGGGCAGACCAATGCCTATCCATTTGCACTTTATCTATTATACACGGGTTAGGTATAGTAATCAACCGCTTTTCAAAAAAAGTTTTAAGTTATTTTTATCGGAGCTATTATATAGAAGAAATAAGAGATGAGTATAGTGAAAAATAGCTCTAGATAAGAATTTTACCCCACACAAAAAAAAAAAAAAAAAAAAAACCCGTTAAAAATCCGGATGTTTTTATGTTGTTCGCAATACTATCAAACCTATCGTTAAAAGAACCATTACGAGACCAGCAATCAAATCACCTATATGCCAGTGCGATATTCGATAACGAGTTCTTCCCTCGCCGCCTCGATATCCTCTTGCTTCCATTGCATCAGCTAATTCTTCTGCCCGATTAAAAGAACTGACGAATAGCGGAATAAAAATTGGGACTACAACTTTCATTTGTTCGAATAAATTGCCCTCACCAAAGTCCACACCACGCGCACGCTGAGCTTTCATAATCTTGTCTGTTTCACCCATAAGTGTCGGTATAAAACGCAGCGCTACCGAGATCATTAACGCAATGTCATTCACCGGCACTTTTAAGACGGCGAAAGGTCGAAGGATATACGCAATTGCATCAGTTAAATTCATTGGTGTTGTAGTTAATGTGATTACTGTCGACATCATAATAATTAGTACAAATCGTAAAAATACAAATATCCCATTTAAAAGACCAAATGATGAGATCGTAAACGGACCCCAGTCAAAGAAAATTGTACCGCCACTTGTAAATAAAATTTGCATAACCACCGTAAATAAAATTAACCAAATTAACGGCTTAACACCTTTAATGAATACTTTTAATTTAATTCCAGTCATTTGAATAACCATTAGCGTGAACAGAACCATTAAAGCATATGTCCACCAGTTATTCGCCAAAAATAAAATACCAATATAATAAAAGCCTGCGAGTAGCTTTGTTCGAGCATCAAGACCATGAATCAAGGACTCCCCTGGAACAAAACGACCTAATATTAATTTTTCTATCATCCAAAGAAGCCCCCTTTATTCAAACCAATTGCTGAAGTGCAACACTCACTGCCATCAAGATTGTCAAAGTTGCATTAATCAACACAAAGTTGCGAATTCCAATGACAAACGTTTTTGACTTCACTTGCTCTTTATTGAATTGAACTAAATTGCGATAAACTGGATAGGCTACCAGCAGCGAAAGCAGCATGATAGGATGCAAGAAACCAACTATAACCGAAACTATTACTGCTACAAATGATGCATAATACAAACCGTTAAATAAAACGATGCCCATTTTTCTACCTATATAATAAGGAAGTGTGTAACGATGGTTTCGAATATCTTCGTCTAAATCACACAAATTATTCGCC belongs to Listeria ivanovii subsp. ivanovii and includes:
- the fmnA gene encoding FAD export ECF transporter transmembrane subunit FmnA; the protein is MIEKLILGRFVPGESLIHGLDARTKLLAGFYYIGILFLANNWWTYALMVLFTLMVIQMTGIKLKVFIKGVKPLIWLILFTVVMQILFTSGGTIFFDWGPFTISSFGLLNGIFVFLRFVLIIMMSTVITLTTTPMNLTDAIAYILRPFAVLKVPVNDIALMISVALRFIPTLMGETDKIMKAQRARGVDFGEGNLFEQMKVVVPIFIPLFVSSFNRAEELADAMEARGYRGGEGRTRYRISHWHIGDLIAGLVMVLLTIGLIVLRTT